In Myxococcus stipitatus, the following are encoded in one genomic region:
- the exoP gene encoding spore coat polysaccharide biosynthesis glycosyltransferase ExoP, with translation MRRSDDMDLTRRALRGRDLVVFSNDWDGDPLSKVHIMRILSRDNRILWVNSIGNRAPRVNTHDVKRIFGKLERFTQGLREVEPNLHVMSPLAIPFYGSEWVRGANRELLRLQVLRAMKKLGFQRPISWSFLPASAPVSGSLGEEFVVYHCVDEFSAFSDTNGRHIAELEERLLRRADLCITSAERLRDSKSRLNPRTVLVRHGTDFRHFVKACDPATPIPADIARLPKPIIGFFGLVADWVDQDAIIAAARAHREGSVVVIGKTTPDCDDSRLRAEPNIHMLGRKAYADLPGYCRAFDVALMPFKISELTLNANPLKVREYLASGLPVVSTDLPEVRKVGLCKIASSTEDFVRKVNECLAEGPGPQRERAERIFNESWDARVEEIRHHVGSAMEAAGKSL, from the coding sequence ATGCGTCGCAGCGATGACATGGACCTGACCCGACGGGCACTCCGGGGGCGAGACCTGGTGGTGTTCTCCAATGACTGGGATGGCGATCCGCTGTCCAAGGTCCACATCATGCGGATCCTCTCCCGGGACAACCGCATCCTGTGGGTGAACAGCATCGGAAATCGCGCGCCCCGGGTGAACACGCACGACGTGAAGCGCATCTTCGGCAAGCTGGAGCGCTTCACGCAGGGCCTGCGCGAAGTGGAGCCCAACCTCCACGTCATGTCTCCGCTGGCGATTCCGTTCTACGGCTCCGAGTGGGTTCGCGGGGCGAATCGCGAGCTGCTGCGGCTGCAGGTGCTGCGAGCGATGAAGAAGCTGGGCTTTCAGCGGCCCATCTCCTGGAGCTTCCTGCCCGCGTCGGCGCCGGTGTCCGGCTCGTTGGGGGAGGAGTTCGTCGTCTACCACTGCGTGGACGAGTTCTCCGCCTTCAGCGACACCAACGGCCGGCACATCGCGGAGCTCGAGGAGCGGCTTCTGCGCCGGGCGGACCTGTGCATCACCTCCGCCGAGCGGCTGCGGGACAGCAAGTCACGCCTCAACCCGCGCACCGTGCTGGTGCGCCACGGCACCGACTTCCGGCACTTCGTGAAGGCGTGTGACCCGGCCACGCCCATCCCGGCGGATATCGCCCGGCTGCCGAAGCCCATCATCGGCTTCTTCGGGCTGGTGGCGGACTGGGTGGACCAGGACGCCATCATCGCGGCGGCGCGAGCCCACCGCGAAGGCTCGGTGGTGGTGATTGGCAAGACGACGCCGGACTGTGACGACTCCCGGCTGCGGGCCGAGCCGAACATCCACATGCTGGGCCGCAAGGCGTACGCGGACCTGCCGGGATACTGCCGGGCCTTCGATGTCGCGCTGATGCCGTTCAAGATCAGCGAGCTCACGCTGAACGCCAACCCGCTGAAGGTGCGCGAGTACCTGGCCTCGGGGTTGCCGGTGGTGTCCACGGACCTGCCAGAGGTCCGCAAGGTGGGGCTCTGCAAGATTGCCTCGTCGACCGAAGACTTCGTGCGCAAGGTGAACGAGTGCCTCGCGGAGGGCCCGGGCCCGCAGCGCGAGCGCGCCGAGCGAATCTTCAACGAGAGCTGGGATGCGCGCGTCGAGGAGATTCGCCACCACGTGGGCTCCGCGATGGAAGCGGCTGGCAAGTCGCTCTGA
- a CDS encoding thiazole synthase — MSIQDKPFTIAGVTFSSRLILGTGKYPSHEIMKRCHESSGTEMVTVAVRRLDLKATGEASLMNWIDRERLRLLPNTALCYTADDAVRTCRLAEELGMSKWVKLEVLGDEKTLYPDVEETVKAARILVKEGFTVLPYTSDDPITARKLEDVGCAAVMPLAAPIGSGLGIRNPHNIRLILETVKVPVIVDAGVGTASDAAIAMELGVDGVLMNTAIAGAQDPVRMSIAMKKAIEAGRDAYLAGRIPRKAYGSASSPIDGIVQ, encoded by the coding sequence ATGAGCATCCAGGACAAGCCCTTCACCATCGCGGGAGTGACGTTCTCCTCGCGCCTCATCCTCGGGACGGGGAAGTACCCCAGTCACGAAATCATGAAGCGCTGCCACGAGTCCTCCGGCACGGAGATGGTCACCGTGGCCGTGCGCCGGCTCGACCTGAAGGCCACGGGCGAGGCATCGCTCATGAACTGGATTGACCGCGAGCGCCTGCGGCTGCTGCCCAACACCGCCCTCTGTTACACCGCCGACGACGCGGTGCGCACGTGCCGGCTCGCCGAGGAACTCGGCATGAGCAAGTGGGTGAAGCTGGAGGTCCTCGGCGACGAGAAGACGCTCTATCCGGACGTCGAGGAGACGGTGAAGGCGGCCCGTATCCTGGTGAAGGAGGGCTTCACCGTGCTGCCCTACACCAGCGACGACCCCATCACCGCGCGCAAGCTGGAGGACGTGGGGTGCGCGGCGGTGATGCCCCTGGCGGCCCCCATCGGCAGCGGCCTGGGCATCCGCAACCCGCACAACATCCGCCTCATCCTGGAGACGGTGAAGGTCCCCGTCATCGTCGACGCCGGCGTGGGCACGGCGTCCGACGCGGCCATCGCCATGGAGCTGGGCGTGGACGGCGTGCTGATGAACACCGCCATCGCCGGCGCCCAGGACCCCGTGCGCATGTCCATCGCCATGAAGAAGGCCATCGAGGCCGGCCGCGACGCCTACCTCGCCGGACGCATTCCGCGGAAGGCCTACGGCTCCGCCTCCAGCCCCATCGACGGAATCGTGCAGTAG
- a CDS encoding DUF4129 domain-containing protein: MSPLPLLLLLSALPCDEREATVRALEETARSRPEELQASLEVVRRSMGGMPLPHEDATATAPEQVQHVADFLERACALERQESTSSATVAEFPVSERERLKEVLDRPEFAKARQRHGDLVKQFLRKLESWLEGLFESREAQGFAVATRAVMLGLAIALVLWGALRVRAMRLRRKAVRTEGGNASAPLVLDAPPEHLKRARKALADQPREAIREALLSMLSTLEERRLARPDRVKTNRELAAELPTRGAPAAITREVERLMAWYDQTFYSLTPVLEPEAERFIDAVEHLQALLTTEAAA; the protein is encoded by the coding sequence GTGTCGCCCCTGCCCCTCCTCCTCCTGCTGTCCGCGCTCCCCTGCGATGAGCGGGAGGCCACCGTGCGCGCCCTGGAGGAGACCGCCCGGTCTCGTCCGGAGGAGCTCCAAGCGTCGCTCGAGGTCGTGCGGCGAAGCATGGGGGGCATGCCGCTCCCGCACGAGGATGCGACCGCCACCGCGCCGGAGCAGGTCCAGCACGTGGCGGACTTCCTCGAGCGCGCCTGTGCCCTGGAACGGCAGGAGTCCACGTCCTCGGCCACCGTCGCGGAGTTTCCCGTCAGCGAACGTGAGCGGCTCAAGGAGGTGCTCGACCGTCCTGAGTTCGCGAAGGCCCGGCAGCGGCACGGCGACCTGGTGAAGCAGTTTCTTCGCAAGCTGGAGTCGTGGCTGGAAGGCCTCTTTGAATCCCGCGAGGCGCAGGGCTTCGCTGTCGCGACGCGCGCGGTGATGCTGGGGCTGGCCATCGCGCTCGTGTTGTGGGGCGCCCTGCGGGTTCGCGCCATGCGATTGCGCCGGAAGGCGGTGCGCACCGAGGGCGGGAATGCCTCCGCGCCGCTCGTGCTGGATGCGCCGCCGGAGCACCTGAAGCGCGCCCGGAAGGCGCTGGCGGACCAGCCGCGCGAGGCGATTCGCGAGGCCTTGCTGAGCATGTTGTCGACGCTGGAGGAGCGGCGGCTGGCGCGGCCCGACCGGGTGAAGACGAATCGGGAGCTGGCCGCGGAGTTGCCCACGCGGGGTGCGCCCGCCGCCATCACTCGCGAGGTGGAGCGACTGATGGCCTGGTATGACCAGACGTTCTACTCCTTGACGCCCGTACTCGAACCAGAGGCCGAGCGATTCATTGACGCCGTCGAGCATCTGCAAGCGCTGCTGACCACCGAGGCCGCGGCATGA
- the exoM gene encoding spore coat polysaccharide flippase ExoM produces the protein MSEGASTAAPGGSFLGRAGPLVLARLFTAGLTLSIPLVLARVLHLDEYGTYYQLFLVATTLYYVLPFGVVQSLYYFLPRTQEKRPFLGQTLLFMSGAGLVGAALIWGLLDHVAAWFSNPALLEHRGTLAAYTAFLIGSFPLEVSLTAQGRTRASAAVYLVSDALRAGVMVVPPLLGASLHGLMVAVAAFAVLRYVATWLVSLRGVTGPLARGALFREQLSYAAPFGAAMLLAVPQQNAHLYVVAGAVAPALYAMYRVGCFQLPVVDLLYTPTSEVLMVRLGELEREGRLEEGVEAFRDAAGRLAYVFLPFAAFLFAAAPEFIGALFGEKFLPAVPVFRVSVLGVVLSILPMDGTLRARGLTRAIFVSYAVKAAVTVPMVFLGVKYLGLMGGIGSWAVAEVVGKVLLLVRLPAALSTPSRPLRLVDILPWPALGRASLAAGAAGGAIFLLRTGAQGAWGHLPEGFFWRVLPLAVAGVLFVVGYVGVLYAAGVRPLAVLSGLRPRRAV, from the coding sequence GTGAGCGAAGGTGCTTCAACGGCCGCGCCCGGGGGCTCGTTCCTCGGGCGCGCCGGTCCGTTGGTGTTGGCCCGGCTGTTCACCGCCGGGTTGACGTTGTCCATTCCGCTCGTGCTCGCGCGGGTGCTGCACCTGGACGAGTACGGGACGTACTACCAGCTCTTCCTGGTGGCCACGACGCTGTACTACGTGCTGCCGTTCGGCGTGGTGCAGAGCCTGTATTATTTCCTCCCGCGCACCCAGGAGAAGCGCCCCTTCCTGGGGCAGACGCTGCTGTTCATGTCCGGCGCGGGCCTGGTGGGCGCGGCCCTCATCTGGGGGCTCCTGGACCATGTGGCGGCGTGGTTCTCCAACCCCGCGCTGCTCGAGCACCGAGGCACGCTGGCGGCCTATACCGCCTTCCTCATCGGCAGCTTCCCGCTGGAAGTCTCGCTCACCGCGCAGGGGCGCACGCGGGCCTCGGCCGCGGTGTACCTGGTGTCCGACGCGCTCAGGGCGGGTGTGATGGTGGTGCCGCCGCTGCTCGGGGCATCGCTGCATGGGCTGATGGTGGCGGTGGCCGCGTTCGCGGTGCTGCGGTACGTGGCGACGTGGCTGGTGTCCCTGAGGGGCGTCACCGGCCCGTTGGCGCGAGGGGCGCTGTTTCGCGAGCAGCTCTCGTACGCGGCGCCCTTCGGCGCGGCGATGTTGCTGGCCGTGCCGCAGCAGAACGCGCACCTGTACGTGGTGGCGGGCGCGGTGGCGCCGGCGCTGTACGCGATGTACCGGGTGGGCTGCTTCCAGCTTCCGGTGGTGGACCTGCTCTACACGCCCACCAGCGAGGTGCTGATGGTGCGCCTGGGCGAATTGGAGCGCGAGGGCCGCCTCGAAGAAGGCGTGGAGGCGTTCCGCGACGCGGCGGGGCGGCTGGCCTATGTCTTCCTGCCGTTCGCGGCCTTCCTCTTCGCGGCGGCGCCGGAGTTCATCGGCGCGCTGTTCGGTGAGAAGTTCCTGCCCGCGGTGCCCGTGTTCCGCGTCAGCGTGCTGGGCGTGGTGCTCTCCATCCTGCCCATGGATGGAACGCTGCGGGCCCGAGGGCTCACGCGAGCCATTTTTGTTTCATACGCGGTGAAGGCCGCCGTAACTGTTCCGATGGTGTTCCTGGGGGTGAAGTACCTGGGATTGATGGGAGGGATTGGCTCCTGGGCCGTGGCGGAGGTGGTGGGCAAGGTGCTGCTGCTGGTCCGTCTTCCGGCGGCGCTGTCCACGCCCTCGCGCCCGCTCCGGTTGGTGGACATCCTTCCATGGCCCGCGTTGGGGCGTGCGTCGTTGGCGGCGGGCGCCGCGGGGGGCGCCATCTTCCTGCTCAGGACGGGAGCGCAAGGCGCCTGGGGCCATCTGCCCGAGGGCTTCTTCTGGCGCGTGCTGCCGCTGGCGGTGGCGGGTGTGTTGTTTGTCGTGGGGTACGTGGGGGTGTTGTACGCCGCGGGCGTGCGGCCCCTGGCGGTGCTCTCGGGGCTGCGGCCCCGGAGGGCTGTCTAA
- a CDS encoding DUF4350 domain-containing protein, whose product MKNLRVTAVFAVLIVLALAAGLSTNQDTPISPVPSVENTGPQGARALFLFLREGGHAVSEQRTSLDSLATGTRTLVLASPIGRPVSDDEASAVERFVQAGGTLVYLSTRELGKHQAALEKWLKLEQGPLLPASERGLSTDLADAGGTTADVWLGAGPLRGLSALRIAQDRGIRVDHPQAVPLAGLGGAVAVWRVALGQGEVYVLSGADLMENRRLELLDNVRFWSALAARGPLVIDEYHHQLAPPPPVSRGIWVFAAQVLAVAGVYALSRGTRFGAPRPLWAEKHRSALEYVRSMGWLMRRAKVEKELLPELDRSLRHQLQEQLGISLDLEDTEAARRMEQEGGIPALSYLDAKTQLRQLLTQPSVRPADYARVARLYAHLERAVTGREAAPRA is encoded by the coding sequence ATGAAGAACCTGCGCGTCACCGCGGTCTTCGCAGTCCTCATCGTGCTCGCGCTCGCAGCGGGCTTGAGCACGAACCAGGACACGCCCATCTCACCCGTGCCGTCCGTGGAGAATACGGGCCCGCAAGGCGCGCGAGCCCTCTTCCTGTTCCTTCGAGAAGGCGGCCACGCCGTGAGCGAGCAGCGAACCTCGTTGGATTCCCTCGCCACCGGCACACGAACACTCGTGCTCGCCTCGCCCATCGGCCGCCCCGTCTCCGACGATGAGGCAAGCGCCGTGGAGCGCTTCGTTCAGGCGGGCGGCACCCTGGTGTACCTGTCGACGCGAGAGCTCGGCAAACATCAAGCAGCCCTGGAGAAATGGCTGAAGCTGGAGCAAGGCCCGCTGCTTCCCGCCAGCGAACGTGGACTCTCCACGGACCTTGCGGACGCGGGTGGAACCACGGCGGATGTGTGGCTCGGCGCGGGCCCGCTGCGTGGACTCAGCGCCCTGCGGATTGCTCAGGACCGAGGCATCCGCGTGGACCATCCCCAAGCCGTTCCCCTCGCCGGACTCGGTGGCGCGGTGGCCGTGTGGCGTGTGGCCCTTGGACAGGGCGAGGTCTACGTCCTGTCCGGCGCCGACTTGATGGAGAACCGGCGACTGGAGCTGCTCGACAACGTGCGCTTCTGGAGTGCGCTCGCCGCGCGGGGCCCCCTCGTCATCGACGAGTACCACCACCAGCTCGCGCCCCCGCCGCCGGTGTCCCGAGGCATCTGGGTCTTCGCGGCCCAGGTGCTCGCCGTGGCCGGTGTCTATGCCCTCTCACGTGGCACGCGGTTTGGCGCCCCCCGACCGCTGTGGGCCGAGAAACACCGCTCCGCCCTCGAGTACGTGCGCAGCATGGGCTGGCTCATGCGTCGCGCGAAGGTGGAGAAAGAACTCCTCCCGGAGCTCGACAGGTCCTTGAGACACCAGTTGCAGGAACAACTGGGCATCTCCCTGGACCTGGAGGACACGGAAGCGGCACGGCGGATGGAGCAGGAAGGCGGAATCCCCGCCCTCTCCTACCTGGATGCGAAGACGCAGCTGCGCCAGCTCCTCACCCAGCCCAGCGTCCGGCCCGCGGACTACGCACGTGTGGCCCGTCTCTATGCTCACCTCGAGCGTGCCGTGACGGGACGGGAAGCCGCTCCCCGCGCCTGA
- a CDS encoding serine acetyltransferase codes for MGVDAMTLYRVARGLRMKKVPLLPALLRKAIYYLHSSYVPDEAEIGEGTQLGYGGIGVVIHKAAKIGRHCLISQQVTIGGRSGIEGAPIIGDYVRIGAGAKILGSIHIGDFAVIGANAVVLKDVAPGTVVAGIPARVIRQDPDPLTSYQREMGLLPRRSPLAAVSPTASMPR; via the coding sequence ATGGGTGTCGATGCGATGACGTTGTACCGGGTGGCTCGGGGATTGCGGATGAAGAAGGTCCCGCTGCTGCCAGCCTTGCTGCGCAAGGCCATCTACTACCTGCACAGCTCCTATGTTCCTGACGAAGCGGAGATTGGCGAAGGAACACAACTGGGTTACGGCGGTATTGGCGTTGTCATTCACAAGGCCGCGAAGATTGGACGGCACTGTCTCATCTCGCAGCAGGTGACCATCGGGGGCCGCTCCGGAATCGAGGGGGCGCCCATCATCGGCGACTACGTGCGTATCGGCGCGGGCGCCAAGATTCTTGGCAGCATCCACATTGGCGACTTCGCCGTCATCGGGGCCAACGCGGTGGTGTTGAAGGACGTGGCCCCGGGCACCGTGGTGGCGGGCATTCCCGCGAGGGTCATCCGGCAGGACCCGGATCCACTCACTTCATATCAGCGGGAGATGGGGCTGCTTCCGCGCCGCTCGCCGTTGGCGGCGGTGTCTCCGACGGCGTCGATGCCTCGATAG
- the thiS gene encoding sulfur carrier protein ThiS produces MQVWVNGETREVPEAITLSALLESLRIGGPGVAVEVNAEVVRRARHLEHHLQAGDRVEIVTFVGGG; encoded by the coding sequence ATGCAGGTCTGGGTCAACGGAGAGACACGCGAGGTGCCGGAGGCCATCACCCTCTCGGCGCTGCTGGAGTCGCTTCGAATCGGAGGTCCAGGCGTGGCCGTGGAGGTGAACGCAGAGGTGGTGCGCCGCGCCCGCCACCTCGAGCACCACCTCCAAGCGGGGGACCGCGTGGAAATCGTCACTTTCGTCGGCGGCGGGTAG
- the ccmA gene encoding heme ABC exporter ATP-binding protein CcmA, whose product MASLSAAPALALHDVSKRYGRRWALARLTYALPSGRSLLLTGHNGSGKTTLLRLLATALSPTAGRVEVLGRDAVTDRDAVRRDVALLSHASFLYEDLTAHQNLTVLARLLGHPSPTDIADALLTRVGLGKRSDNPVRGFSAGMRKRLAIARLLMKAPSIALLDEPFGELDPAGIHDMEAIIAELKATGVTVVLATHLIEQGLSLCEERLHLQDGRAVSA is encoded by the coding sequence ATGGCTTCCCTCTCCGCCGCCCCCGCGCTCGCGCTGCATGACGTCAGCAAGCGCTATGGGCGCCGCTGGGCTCTGGCGCGTCTGACGTACGCGCTCCCCTCCGGGCGCTCGCTGCTGCTCACCGGCCACAACGGCTCCGGAAAGACGACCCTGCTGCGCCTCCTGGCCACCGCCCTGAGCCCCACCGCGGGCCGCGTGGAGGTGTTGGGCCGCGACGCGGTGACGGACCGCGACGCCGTGCGCCGCGACGTCGCGCTCCTGTCCCACGCCAGCTTCCTCTACGAGGACCTCACCGCGCACCAGAACCTCACGGTGCTCGCGCGCCTGCTGGGCCACCCGTCCCCCACCGACATCGCCGACGCGCTCTTGACGCGGGTGGGGCTGGGCAAGCGCTCGGACAACCCCGTGCGCGGCTTCAGCGCGGGCATGCGCAAGCGGCTGGCCATCGCCCGGCTGCTCATGAAGGCGCCGAGCATCGCGCTGCTCGACGAGCCCTTCGGCGAACTGGACCCCGCCGGCATCCACGACATGGAGGCCATCATCGCGGAGCTGAAGGCCACGGGCGTCACGGTGGTGCTGGCCACCCACCTCATCGAGCAGGGCCTGAGCCTGTGCGAAGAGCGGCTGCACCTGCAGGACGGACGGGCGGTGAGCGCATGA
- a CDS encoding glycosyltransferase family 4 protein, translating to MRVLLVGDYPPPFGGVSIHVQQLHGFLRSRGVEARVLDIGKGGRPVPDVLPVRGLVPFGLRLTGFVASGWTVHVHTSGNNPKAWLLAAAAGDLPGARAPRLITLHSGLLPDYLRASASRRVFARVALAGYARVIAVSEAVRDALLECGVPEEKVLVHPAFCSSQVRAGEVPVRVEAARARRRPLLAMAHHPSPVYGRRLAFRALRLLSESHPNVGLALFGPGTDSEEFIRDARELGVAKYLEPLGELEHPAALGLLVRSDAFLRPTTHDGDSISVREALTLAVPCVASDVCGRPEGTWVFHAGDAASLAARIREAVSAGRVAVSSPDAGPVLLGLYESLAPRHRASAQPVSAA from the coding sequence ATGCGCGTCCTCCTTGTCGGTGACTACCCGCCGCCATTCGGCGGCGTGTCGATTCATGTGCAACAACTTCACGGATTCCTGCGCAGCCGTGGGGTCGAAGCGCGGGTGCTTGATATTGGAAAGGGCGGCCGGCCGGTTCCGGATGTCCTTCCCGTGCGAGGACTCGTGCCCTTCGGCCTCCGGCTGACCGGGTTTGTCGCCTCGGGGTGGACGGTGCATGTCCATACCAGTGGAAACAACCCGAAGGCCTGGTTGCTCGCGGCCGCCGCGGGGGATCTGCCTGGCGCGCGGGCTCCTCGGCTCATCACCCTTCACTCGGGCCTGTTGCCCGACTATCTGAGGGCTTCAGCGTCTCGGCGGGTGTTCGCGCGGGTCGCGCTCGCGGGCTACGCGCGTGTCATCGCGGTGTCCGAGGCGGTGCGTGACGCGCTCTTGGAGTGCGGTGTTCCGGAGGAGAAGGTGCTGGTGCATCCGGCCTTCTGTTCCTCCCAGGTGCGGGCGGGCGAAGTGCCTGTCCGTGTGGAGGCCGCGCGGGCGCGCCGGCGTCCGTTGCTGGCGATGGCGCACCATCCTTCGCCCGTCTATGGACGGAGGCTGGCGTTCCGGGCGCTGAGGCTCTTGTCGGAGTCCCATCCGAACGTGGGCCTGGCGCTGTTCGGCCCGGGGACGGACTCCGAGGAGTTCATCCGCGACGCGCGGGAGTTGGGCGTGGCGAAGTACCTGGAGCCGCTCGGGGAGCTGGAGCATCCGGCGGCGCTGGGGCTCCTGGTGCGCAGCGACGCCTTCCTGCGGCCCACCACGCATGACGGAGACTCCATCTCCGTGCGCGAGGCGCTGACGCTGGCGGTGCCGTGCGTCGCCAGCGACGTGTGCGGCAGGCCCGAGGGGACGTGGGTCTTCCATGCGGGTGACGCGGCATCGCTCGCCGCGCGGATTCGTGAGGCCGTGTCGGCGGGACGGGTGGCGGTGTCCTCGCCGGACGCGGGGCCGGTGCTGCTGGGGCTCTACGAGTCACTGGCGCCGCGCCATCGCGCGTCCGCTCAACCGGTATCCGCGGCATGA
- a CDS encoding thiamine phosphate synthase, translated as MAPTLPRLVVITDWRLPREQLLHALGKALEAGPEVAVQHRHPEASGRTFLDEARLLASLCHARGNPLFINGRLDIALLVGAHLHLPAHGLSPQDVRDLLPAGRWVSVAVHDEAEARAARGADLTLVSPVFAPGSKPGDTRETLGPEGFASLARHLSCPALALGGITQETAGRVSGAAGFAVISAVLEAKEPGLAARALLAACPPRAMLPGP; from the coding sequence GTGGCACCCACCCTCCCCCGGCTCGTTGTCATCACCGACTGGCGCCTGCCGCGCGAGCAGCTCCTGCATGCGCTGGGCAAGGCGCTGGAGGCGGGCCCCGAAGTGGCGGTTCAACACCGCCATCCCGAGGCCTCCGGGCGGACCTTCCTCGACGAAGCCCGGCTCCTCGCGTCGCTGTGCCATGCCCGGGGCAATCCGCTGTTCATCAACGGGCGGCTGGACATCGCGCTCCTCGTCGGGGCGCATCTGCACCTGCCCGCGCACGGCCTCTCTCCCCAAGACGTTCGAGACCTGCTCCCCGCCGGCCGGTGGGTCAGCGTGGCCGTGCATGACGAAGCGGAGGCCCGAGCGGCACGCGGCGCGGACCTCACCCTGGTGAGCCCTGTCTTCGCTCCAGGCTCCAAGCCTGGAGACACCCGCGAGACGCTCGGGCCAGAGGGCTTCGCCTCCCTGGCGAGGCACCTGTCCTGCCCCGCGCTCGCCCTGGGTGGAATCACCCAGGAGACAGCGGGCCGAGTCAGCGGCGCCGCCGGGTTCGCCGTCATCTCCGCCGTGCTGGAAGCCAAGGAGCCAGGCCTCGCCGCACGAGCTCTGCTGGCCGCGTGCCCGCCCCGGGCTATGCTGCCGGGCCCGTGA
- the exoL gene encoding spore coat polysaccharide deacetylase ExoL, protein MAAYRRVQSGGRRMLIVSYHRVVSDFTGELQRSIPGLLISQETFRRHIEEASAAGFDLVSIGDAVDVMAGRRVAKKDLCVITFDDGYRDIYRYAYPILKQLGVPAITYLPTAFIGTNRRFNHDRLFHLLRRTQERQFQPVFATLPEASMALLGPILSGQKTVSAALDDFIGEHPTRVLTAIIDGLEQQLGGGQDLLPEQGDIMNWDEVRRMARDGFEFGAHTLGHTVLTLEPQEVVEQEILQSKRTIESEVGIQVRDFAYCNGWYSDEIIRALASHGFRSGVTTEDLPNRIGGDPFTLKRKVLWENFSLGMLGDYSSPLTGCQLDDCFGLLGVSRPVPGRRTHSYRNSLLGNVVARPGKSLTEAP, encoded by the coding sequence ATGGCGGCCTATCGGCGGGTGCAGTCGGGAGGTCGGCGCATGCTCATCGTGAGCTATCACCGGGTGGTGAGTGACTTCACCGGCGAGCTGCAGCGCTCCATCCCCGGGTTGCTCATCAGCCAGGAGACGTTCCGCCGCCACATCGAGGAGGCCTCGGCGGCGGGCTTCGACCTGGTGTCCATCGGCGACGCGGTGGATGTCATGGCGGGGCGGAGGGTGGCGAAGAAGGACCTGTGCGTCATCACGTTCGATGACGGCTACCGGGACATCTACCGGTACGCGTACCCCATCCTGAAGCAGCTGGGGGTGCCGGCCATCACATACCTTCCCACCGCGTTCATCGGCACCAACCGGCGGTTCAACCACGACCGGCTGTTCCACCTGCTGCGGCGGACGCAGGAGCGGCAATTCCAGCCGGTGTTCGCGACGCTGCCGGAGGCGTCGATGGCGCTGCTGGGGCCCATCCTCTCCGGGCAGAAGACGGTGTCGGCCGCGCTGGACGACTTCATCGGCGAGCACCCCACGCGGGTGTTGACGGCCATCATCGACGGATTGGAGCAGCAGCTGGGAGGGGGGCAGGACCTGCTGCCCGAGCAGGGCGACATCATGAACTGGGACGAGGTGCGCCGCATGGCGCGCGACGGCTTCGAGTTCGGCGCGCACACGCTGGGGCACACGGTGCTGACGCTGGAGCCGCAGGAGGTGGTGGAGCAGGAGATCCTCCAGTCCAAGCGCACCATCGAGTCGGAGGTGGGCATCCAGGTGCGCGACTTCGCGTATTGCAACGGCTGGTACTCGGACGAAATCATCCGCGCGCTGGCGTCGCACGGCTTCCGCTCGGGTGTCACCACCGAGGACCTGCCCAACCGCATTGGCGGAGACCCGTTCACGCTCAAGCGCAAGGTGCTGTGGGAGAACTTCAGCCTGGGCATGTTGGGGGACTACTCGTCGCCCCTCACCGGATGCCAGTTGGATGATTGCTTCGGGCTGTTGGGTGTGAGCCGGCCGGTGCCCGGGCGAAGGACTCACTCCTATCGCAACAGCCTGCTGGGCAACGTGGTGGCGCGGCCCGGGAAATCGTTGACGGAGGCTCCGTGA